ATGTTCAGAGAATAGTTTTAAGGTAaaatgactaagaaaatatattttaacagaataatTATTAACATAACtgaaagtttgatatgaaaagttgAACTCGTTACTGAACGGAAGAAAACAATTGTACATTTGAGAGAGCTATTTAATTCCTgaatatgtcttagagaacaatatTGATGTCttatagaacaactttgatgaaagaaggagagtttctttgatgaacgaagatgtcttagagattaTCTttaatgactgagattaactttttgttagctctgagaataactttgatgtctcagagaacaactttgatgactctgagattaactttttgacagctctgaaaataactttgataacttagaataacttttgatgtctgagaataacttttatatctTAGAGTTTACTTTTGACGACTCTGAGAATaaatttgatgtcttagagagtaACTTTAATAActctgagtgtgtctttgatgtcttgaaAAGAAACTTTAGTGTCTCTgagtgtgtccttgatgtctcgaagagtgtctttggtgTCCTTGAGTGTTTCATTGATGTCCTTGAGTGTGACATTGATGTCCTTGAGTGTGacattgatgtctttgagtgtgtcCTTAATGTCTTGAaaagtaactttggtgtctctgaatgtgtccttgatgtctcgaagagtgtctttgactatttttcttactcaaTGAAGTATACTGTTTCTTACGAAAGTGCCGaaagaagttacatttgactattttagttgaggggaagaataattttagttaagaacagtgctgaaCGAAGCTACATTTGACAATTTTCAACTAAGAGaagtgttattttagttaagcaacgacaagaaaacatgatgaacatggctattTTCTATTGATTGGCGAATaaatttagttaagaaatgatgaaagtgactattttttttagttaattgacgatggataaatttagttatgaaatgatgaatgtgagtattttcagttgattgacaagtagtTTTAGTTAAGAAAATTACAAGAAAAGTTTGTCTTGGTAAATTTGGTACTGAAGAAAGTGAAGATTTGTTTAAAAACAGTGTTGTGAAGAACATTCTGAAACACGGAGAAcaggaatattgagtataaaagttgtatagGGAACATGtgttgaacatgaaaacatgaaaaGAACAAATAGAACATGAACTTGTTAAGAATATGCTTAGAACATTGTGAACAtgcatattgagtataaaagttgtacagaaaACAtgagatgaacatgaaaacatgacaaagaacacagtgAACTTTGTTCAATATGAACTTAGAGAGAACATGAAAATATGATAAAGAACACATAGAACATGTAAGAGAAAGCATtgcacacagtgaacatacggggaaaatgataAAGAATACATAGAACTTGTAAGAGAAGATgatgaacttgtgaagaacatgctaagaacattatgagaacattgtatagagaaaaattacaaatacagtaggattattgaaggtttgggtaAGTTGGGAAATGGGCTAGATGAAGcgggagtggggggtgagggagagatgaagggggagtaggggaaggtaagggagagggaggaaaaggggtgAAGGGAGTTAAGGGTGGGAAAGCGTTAGGTGTGATTATTACATAGTTGAGTAAACAAAGGGTATTTGAATACAAGGTACAATTTCACCGTGTGATATTTATCACTGTGTGAATATTAGCTCGttagtgattatttacatagataagtacaaaaagggtattaaaggacAGGATGTTTACTTTGATAAAAAGGAAAGGGACTTGATCTGAATTaattttgatgaacattgaactaaagCGGAGGACAAGAGTTGAAGCTCGGTAATTTacttttgatttattttacatGGGTCTGAAATATAGTTAGCTTTTATATCTCAGGGGATTTTGgcagatagtaatgaatttacaagagGGAACTAAGGTAGGGGACAAGAGCTTAAATTCGGTAATTTACTTGTTGATTTATTTTACATGACTTGTGTGCGACTTGTTGATTTATTTTACATgaatctgaaaatgtagttgtgtTTTAAATCTTAGGGGATTTGGGTGCTGTAGTATTTTATTTtatctcttctaattattttagacaccattgatgagtaaatctttaaaaattctttggagacgactcctAACCAGCTATACTTCTTCTAAAGGTCAtggtttttattaatagatttaagtaaaccctttgtaagccatggagtgtttaatcctttatttgttattattattattagcatctttattgacaaaattaattaaaattttgcctaatctgaggatttcaattaagtcctattaaagtgaggataatgctggtattcactgtcacgcaggacagagggtcatacacatgacaataggtctaaactggcacatatatatatcatggttacaatcaatgttttaatgtatgaatatgtgaaaacaactttctattgtgcactgccacacatggGCAGGGATGAGTTCATAAGTGACGCAGCTTGGAAGTAATTTAAATAAAatggttcttcattctttaaaatggacaagcaaattttggataaattgttaggatgtcgtccagaacacctgagtccatGAAATAGTTTCACAGTTGGtgatacaataggccaggaggtctaaaatcttttacggtttcacattcaataatatagtgttctagtgaatgcattagaggtttatcacagagtttacaatctgaatattctggtagtagcTCAgcttcactaacctgccagatgtgtctatagccaaggcgaattcgcgcaatgactacatcccattccctggtccggttactttactgaccatacaaatacttaTTATTACAAAAcatgtcatagcttttaatactgcagctttcaggtctctgggcatttcttagttcttctaaatctgaattaatttctttaatttgtatgtttctaataattgcattagatattccaaagtcataatcagtgttttctttcctgcaagactcattggccaatcgatctacaaagtcatgttttccaattccaacatgggatgggatccacacaaattttatacaatagttattatcattggcaaaaattccattccatttaatattacaagctacttcagacatacattgtgatgggttattaaaGGACTGCAGAgctcttttagagtcacagaatattactccaccaccattgagcttaaatttagtggctagataaatacccaatagctcagtctgagtcgtgcttgcccagttgttcaatctctgtgtactagacatgatcatttcattccctttatacattgcacatgcacaacctgttctacccgtGCCTAACTGCACGGAGCCATCAGTAAAGACGtaggattcagttggtttgagattttgaagatgactgtcaatagcttctaatgttatacatctcatagtttcagtgttatacatttgttttacactgatgggaggtATAATGCAAAGAGTCCtatacatctttccaagggggaatgtagtgaacagttttatcaatattaaaagacattcagtttcagaagattataggcacaacaactgagcaacacactgtaaggagctttttgcggcagattgagggaacagtcagaattgtttagaatggatctcaatttaatttgaatagagctgggggaccattatttttcaaagttttgacgCAAAACattgtactaagtagaactattccttcgtaaatggaaggtaattttagttcctttctcatgttaacaattctaacagttttaggacaacccaggatgatgcgcatggcatcattctgtactacatctaagccttgtaattgtttaggagaaaattttttaaagatgcaaggcataatagtcaacaacagatcgtataaaggcaacataaaaactacgagcatattttgtgttaatgccaaatcctttgcccacaagagttttgagaggtttaagacgcttaACAAGTTTTATTTGTGACTTATTTCGTTAGCATCGAAAAGTGGGAGTTATAATGGCtcagagttttctgaagaaatgtttgcaccgctaggttgatgtcccctatgtcaactaattcagcctcccagttcatattagcagcagcaacaataaagttgcttatagaagtttcattgtgcagcctaaagcttatcttccttgtatctagaggtggttatttattttggttaggagaaatgagagggggtaatggtctgtggtccaatcaatgattatccctgaagtaggtGGAGAGgtagtccagatgtggtcaagagtAGAGGCAGTATGATTCTAGTAGgtttagtgattaagggtatgaggaagcaggaattcatacagttgaggaaactaacaacaggagggttatcaggcttgccgaggtcaatattaaagtcgaaGATGAATGCaatgtgccatttactgagtttgagttattttcggccctaaacaaaggtaaagccacatTCCCTGGTATGGATGGTTACACTTATTACATATTGTCTTTGCTTCCTCTAGTACCAGGAAATCCCGTTCTTGAGGTGTATAATATACTGGGGATAATATactgttactggggaacttcctatcttatggaccaacagtataatcattctaaTTAACAAGCCAAATCAAGATAATGCATTCTGCCCAATTTCCCttttgcatttgcaaaacattcgggaGAATGTTTTGAGAATGAGAGCTAATGATATACCATCCTCTCGTGTTGTTAATGTTAAGGACtgccttacaggtaactatccagtgtctctgtacctaactcctgctagttccactgatgttaatgagataatcctttccctaccAAAGGCTGGGCtgtgactgtgatatataaaTGGTGCTGTGacaccaactctaatttacaaaaaaactccAGACatttagctcctgctattgcattgttCTACAACAAGTCacatgaactccaaacctttccagatattctaaaaaaaatcgAGAGTAACCCCAATCCAAAAATGTGCTGATCTCAATGATGTCAAcaatttcagacctatatcaattctgccaaacttgtcaaaaatatttgaaaaactaatcaacaagcagctttactcttatctaaccAAACCCAATATATTTAGCtcatgtcaatatggcttcagatccAAAaaggcactaacgatgcacttattagtatgattaacttgatacatacagctcttcaTAAAAATGAgtcccctgttgggttatttgttgacctacgtaaggattttgacactgtcaaccaccaaaaccttcttcttaaattacatcattatggagtcagaggacactccttccaatatcttcagtcttaccgtactgacaggctccagtatgtttctgtgaacaatTTCATTTCTCCCGCCCTTCCAATCAACACTGGCGCTCCACAGAGCAGCATACGtggtcctctcctctttctcatctacattccaCATGCCTcttaacacctcaaaccaattctatttgttgatgacacaaccttcattttctcctgtCCCgaacctcttgctctaaatgtcacaatgaatattaaactaaataaagtccatctttggcttacTGCTAACAAActtacccttaacattgacaaaactttctcttGTTGTTTGGTAATAGATCCTCAAgttaaattaatctaagaataaacaatatccaaattagtatcaAAGTTGATAGTAAATTCCTTGGAGACCTCATTGAtatcaagctgaatttccagggatacattctaaatatagaaaaaaaagtttaaaaaactgttggtattctttctaaggtcagatattttgtacctcgccctgccctggtgatgctctattactccttcatctatccttatctcaactatgatatttatgcttggggttctactacccagaaTCATTTATGTTTTCCAAGTACTCAACACAAagttgctattagaacaatatctaactctggccccagacatccctcggtacccttactcaaatctgtgaatatgttagatattaagtcactgcacatcctctcatgcgtaatctatatatttaaaactctgaactgtaatgttaatcctgaccttaaaggcttcctagaaggttgtaacagagcccatgggcaccacaccagaaacaactacctatttgatattccaagagtacgacttaatcaaattagaaatgctctacaaatcaaggtacccagaatgtggaatgaccttcccaatcatgtcaaaggctataCCTctgtcaaccagtttaagataaaaacctaataaactccatgtaacctaccttacctctaaatgtcaacccatgtcttactattttaaacaatgctgtttgttgaccaacatgTATAATTGTTATTTTCTGCCTTTTTCAAaccccttttttatttattttttcaacacaatttatagtttaagctcaattactattaagttttaatctaagtgttttttttccctcaccttgcccgaaacgctatgcatattagtggctttaggtattgtatgtactagctctatctataaatccaacattatgtttgtaacgcaTCCGCAATGTATAtttctttacctgaataaaaaatctcaATCTTAATTCTTGTGGagtatgaagtcaacgagcctttctcgttctccgtaaccagcatttaatctaaaCTGTGTctggttagtttagtttagttcacgtATAATGCactcccatacccatcatgtgggcggtagtggaaagggttacagagccacataatgggctcagggactgaaccccacaaatcatttagctaagcaagctacaatcttgatgagctagttacaaaattctgtataagtcggcaTATCTTcactgggttcgagatcgaccataagtacagtttctaaattaagcaactgacatatgtggagagctagtgtcacaattgttaTGTCTTATCTGCGcaccgcccctcatccagtgagcagcagtggataggttacagtcacttagttactacctacagttaaccaactggggatatttggctaaaatttctggaagcagataattttgaatgaaatatttacacatcgttgtaacattggttatagaattgtctctgaattcagtatctttttgcactccatcacatagtgacggagggtgtgcgaataattttattgacacagtttacatttggttaggtctacatcagcagataatgagaattcccagagatacttgtaaccgagtctaagccgagcagtagtaacatctagaagtctgttgATTTTAttcgatgaaccatagatgtgtggctcctcttgcatgatagtatgatgatagatgaaattactggtgtcgatttcactttgcctcagatctacaagattttgctgaagttcttggtgtactactGCTCTCAGACTGCTCGTTGACAAtcgaaggttacactcaacgtctcctttaaaggcagattctttggctaactcatcagctctatcatgcattcggaggccaacatgagatggagaccacatgaaatgaactctgttacaatctttaataattttgttgcATTTGTGTcaagcttcagacacgagcatgttacagttatgtcttaaagagttgagagcaattaagaatGATAAGTAGTCACTTACAATTTATGTATCAAGTTTGAAGACTTGTATATTTTTcattgcaaggagcaaggcaaatagttcggtctgaagggtagagaccCAGTTGTTTATATGGACtctccactcaaaatataagccatcgcccattgtcaggacaactgcacccgtggtgtggtgtagggaaccatcagtgtatatgatttgagagagagaatgctctatggacagagcatcaatatggcttaaggcgttgagctttgcctcaagacgaagcttgggcagaTCTCTTATTTACTTCGTGGGTGGAAAGGGtgggattaaaattggaaaggatgtaatctcccacggtgcaggaaagtgccgttgttgtctctcttggtacaaattataaacctGATACATTTTGAAAAatcagttccagttttagttatcgatttggaacaatgctgaccttcaataaaacaatctggagggcttctgtgcaaggatttggATGAGTTAGCCTTAGCATTTGTATACCAATTTAACAGTTAATtttagtaacacgatcaacaacgctcggaatattaagttcttttctcatgttaagtatctttgtggtacgagggcacccaaggattatcttcaaggcttcgttctgcatttTTTCAATTCCtcgaagctttctttcaggcatcaaagcaagcagaggtgcagcataatcaataaagcTCTTATGTATgtcaggtacatcattttgacaattctgacattggcaccatagcctgagtcagaaacttgcaacagccttgagagctcggagcctctctttatactgacgacagagtctgaatacaatagGACCATACAGTGACACCTCAAGgcaaaggtatttgaatctgtttacatagtcaagctgggagctatcagacagttgcatcttgcgaacaactTCTCCCTGCctggggtgggcgccgatttagtatctttgttttctctgctcagATGACTAAacgtaggtcctgacatgagtctaatacagagttaagagtgttctgcgtgttatcatacctagtggtgtgtatcattatatcatcagcatag
This DNA window, taken from Procambarus clarkii isolate CNS0578487 chromosome 7, FALCON_Pclarkii_2.0, whole genome shotgun sequence, encodes the following:
- the LOC138358065 gene encoding uncharacterized protein PF3D7_1120000-like, whose product is MHDRADELAKESAFKGDVECNLRLSTSSLRAVVHQELQQNLVDLRQSEIDTNIKDTLKDINVTLKDINVTLKDINETLKDTKDTLRDIKDTLRDTKVSFQDIKDTLRVIKVTL